The proteins below are encoded in one region of Pseudomonas sp. SCB32:
- a CDS encoding glycosyltransferase family 1 protein, producing the protein MKVILSVEPVRFPLTGIGRYTYELARQLQTSPELTELRLFSGTGFVDQLPVATESGGTSHRLKRLVQNSRLATEAYRVLTPILKRRALRGYGDYLYHGPNFYLPPFAGRSVATFHDLSPFLWSDCAPMERVRYMQKELRLALERGSAFITDSEFNRQELISQFSLSPEKVHSVPLAASEEFLPRSEQDIAPTLARHNLTYDGYSLYVGTIEPRKNLLNLLEAYRKLPIAVRQRWPLILTGYAGWRSQAIHEAIGKGAREGWARYLGFAPAADLPHLFAGARLFCFPSLYEGFGLPVLEAMQSGVPVVCSDSSSLPEVAGEAALACAPADVDGMAGLLLRGLEDEAWRQAAKVAGITQAAKFSWKRCALETQRVYKLVLSK; encoded by the coding sequence ATGAAGGTTATTCTTTCTGTCGAACCCGTTCGCTTCCCACTGACAGGCATTGGACGCTACACCTATGAGTTGGCAAGGCAACTTCAGACTTCGCCGGAGCTGACTGAGCTCAGACTGTTCAGCGGAACAGGATTTGTCGATCAGCTTCCAGTTGCGACCGAGTCCGGGGGAACCTCGCATCGGCTCAAGCGGCTGGTACAGAACAGTCGTCTGGCGACCGAGGCCTATCGTGTGCTGACACCGATCCTCAAGCGTAGAGCGCTGCGGGGGTACGGAGATTACCTGTATCACGGTCCGAACTTCTATCTGCCCCCGTTCGCCGGTCGGAGCGTGGCCACGTTCCACGATCTGTCGCCATTCCTCTGGAGCGATTGTGCGCCCATGGAGCGAGTGCGCTATATGCAGAAAGAGCTTCGTCTCGCGCTTGAAAGGGGAAGCGCCTTCATTACTGACTCTGAGTTCAACAGACAGGAACTCATCAGCCAGTTCTCGCTTTCCCCGGAAAAGGTCCACTCTGTACCATTGGCGGCCAGCGAGGAGTTCTTACCTCGCTCGGAGCAAGATATTGCCCCAACTCTGGCACGACACAATCTGACCTATGATGGTTACTCTCTCTACGTAGGCACGATCGAGCCGAGAAAGAATCTGCTCAATCTGCTGGAAGCGTATAGAAAGTTGCCTATTGCCGTTCGTCAACGCTGGCCGCTGATTCTGACAGGCTATGCAGGTTGGCGTAGCCAGGCTATTCACGAGGCGATCGGCAAAGGAGCCCGCGAAGGATGGGCGCGATATCTGGGCTTCGCCCCCGCAGCGGATCTTCCCCACCTCTTCGCTGGCGCCAGGCTATTCTGCTTCCCTTCGCTGTACGAGGGGTTTGGCCTGCCAGTGCTGGAAGCAATGCAGAGTGGCGTTCCGGTCGTATGCTCCGATAGTTCGTCCTTGCCCGAGGTCGCCGGCGAAGCCGCCCTGGCCTGCGCTCCCGCAGACGTGGACGGGATGGCCGGACTGCTTCTCAGGGGTTTGGAGGATGAGGCATGGCGTCAGGCGGCGAAAGTAGCTGGAATCACTCAGGCAGCGAAATTCAGCTGGAAACGCTGCGCACTCGAAACGCAGCGGGTTTATAAACTGGTGTTGAGCAAGTAA
- the rfbD gene encoding dTDP-4-dehydrorhamnose reductase has translation MSNILILGANGQVGWELQRALAPLGRLIVCDRQRGNLEDLTGLRALVRTERPSIIVNAAAYTAVDKAEADSDRARRVNAEAVGLLAELAVELDAWLVHYSTDYVFDGSGSEPFREDDPTGPLNIYGQTKLEGEQAILRSGCRHLIFRTSWVYASRGANFAKTMLRLAADREELRVIDDQVGAPTSAELIADVTAQALAQLLHRPDARSLAGVYHLTADGAVSWHGYARFVIEQAARLGLPLRTLPERVLPIPTREYPLPATRPHNSRLDTRKLRTTFSLTLPTWETHVTRMLVELTGEKLA, from the coding sequence ATGAGCAACATCCTGATCCTCGGTGCCAATGGCCAGGTCGGCTGGGAATTGCAGCGTGCCCTGGCGCCTCTCGGAAGGCTGATCGTCTGTGATCGCCAGCGAGGCAACCTGGAGGACCTGACGGGCCTCCGTGCCCTGGTGAGGACCGAGCGCCCCTCGATCATCGTGAATGCCGCCGCCTACACCGCGGTCGACAAGGCGGAAGCCGACTCCGACCGGGCGCGCCGCGTAAATGCGGAGGCCGTCGGTTTGTTGGCTGAACTCGCAGTCGAGCTTGATGCGTGGCTCGTGCACTACTCCACCGACTACGTGTTCGACGGCAGCGGCAGCGAGCCCTTTCGCGAGGACGATCCGACCGGGCCGCTCAACATCTACGGGCAGACCAAGCTGGAAGGCGAGCAGGCAATCCTGCGCAGCGGCTGCCGCCATTTGATCTTCCGCACCAGTTGGGTCTACGCCTCGCGCGGAGCGAACTTCGCCAAGACCATGCTGCGCCTTGCGGCAGATCGTGAAGAACTGCGCGTGATTGACGATCAAGTTGGCGCGCCGACCAGCGCCGAACTGATTGCCGACGTTACTGCCCAGGCGCTCGCTCAATTGCTCCATCGCCCTGACGCACGATCGCTTGCCGGTGTGTATCACCTGACAGCGGATGGTGCGGTCAGTTGGCATGGCTACGCCCGCTTCGTAATCGAACAAGCCGCCCGCCTGGGACTACCACTGCGCACCTTGCCAGAACGGGTGCTGCCGATTCCGACCCGGGAGTATCCGCTACCCGCGACGCGCCCCCACAACTCTCGACTCGACACCCGCAAGCTGCGGACAACCTTCAGCCTCACGCTTCCCACCTGGGAAACTCACGTGACGCGAATGCTGGTCGAGCTGACCGGAGAAAAACTCGCATGA
- a CDS encoding GDP-mannose 4,6-dehydratase, with protein MTTSAKRVLITGSRGFTGVYMADEMAAAGYQVIGLGSQPAAGENYVQANLNDAAALKGHIEVIQPDIVIHLAALAFVGHGDAKAFYDVNLVGTRNLLQSLADCKHRPEAVLIASSANVYGNTSEGQLDESTQPQPANDYAVSKLAMEYMARLWMQQLPIIITRPFNYTGVGQAENFLIPKIVSHFRRKADFIELGNIDVSRDFSDVRSLVAAYRRLIEAKAFGQTVNVCSSRTYSLREIISMSSDLSKHDLEIRINPDFVRKNEVRTLSGNCGLLRSIIGDWQVPPIEETLHWMLNA; from the coding sequence ATGACTACTTCAGCCAAGCGAGTATTGATCACCGGAAGTCGGGGATTTACTGGCGTTTACATGGCTGATGAAATGGCTGCTGCGGGTTACCAGGTCATCGGCCTGGGCTCGCAGCCGGCCGCAGGTGAGAACTATGTTCAGGCCAACCTCAACGATGCCGCTGCGCTAAAAGGGCATATCGAGGTCATTCAGCCAGACATCGTGATTCACTTGGCGGCGCTGGCCTTCGTCGGACATGGGGATGCCAAGGCTTTCTATGACGTCAACCTCGTAGGAACCCGGAACCTACTGCAGAGCCTGGCCGACTGTAAGCACCGCCCGGAGGCCGTACTCATTGCAAGTAGTGCCAACGTCTACGGCAATACTTCGGAAGGGCAGCTCGACGAAAGTACCCAACCACAGCCAGCAAATGATTATGCGGTCAGCAAACTTGCCATGGAGTACATGGCAAGACTATGGATGCAACAGCTGCCCATTATCATCACCCGGCCGTTCAACTACACCGGAGTCGGCCAGGCCGAGAACTTCCTGATTCCCAAGATTGTCTCGCACTTCCGCCGCAAGGCAGATTTCATCGAGCTTGGGAACATCGATGTATCGCGCGACTTCAGCGATGTACGGAGTCTCGTAGCGGCCTATCGTCGGCTGATCGAGGCTAAGGCTTTTGGCCAAACGGTCAATGTCTGCTCGAGCCGCACCTATTCGCTACGTGAAATCATTTCCATGAGCAGCGACCTGTCCAAGCATGACTTGGAGATCAGGATAAATCCCGATTTCGTGCGAAAAAATGAAGTGCGCACACTTTCGGGAAACTGTGGCCTTCTTCGGAGCATCATTGGTGACTGGCAAGTCCCTCCCATCGAGGAGACCTTGCACTGGATGTTGAATGCTTGA
- a CDS encoding glycosyltransferase family 4 protein, with protein sequence MSKILAFSFFPAFTPPSNGGESRLFNIYSELSRAHEVVLLSSTFHGVEESIIQHGSNFIERRIPKDNAFADSWNKLNAHAGSGGGDLSAPSLALAANSFGNLHRAYLEEYAEADIIIHEFPFTIGYDIFAGMDGKPRIYDAHNCESDLYKELHDANGNRDVPGLVMDLETRMLKLCDMLFYCSPNDLGRLKEICPSASFDATFIPNGMTPKTSKRVSATAGKSLSAAFIGSGHPPNVLAAKRIVEDIAPALPEVTFHIIGTCLPEGKYPSNVIRHGRVSDKEKEQILWESQIALNPMDQGSGSNVKVLDYLSHSMVVISSEFGMRGIEANANEHYIAAEIQDFPQAIRNIVDSPDVMSHIAAAGAKLASERYTWASIADRASSAINQLLESSTAPKAEKHVLVLNDYNSFKMVGGGATRTQGMYSAVKSWAPVILICFSDRDFGVTRVDERIHVISIPISDAHRAELHETNRQFHISADDIIAGKHCATNSMFLSVYRALRKDARCVIIEHPYLSQIPVMHGDRFIYSSQNDETLLKQRLLEYHPLRESLIAEVSRLEKQAVECAAAVVAVSEDDAVSLLEERRSAGPCIVVRNGALAPAQRDEQLFETCQRESRSNSVVFLGSAHMPNVDSANFIIENVAGDCPDMEFHFIGSVCDAIATKPPKNVKLWGVLDDGQKSAVLQSCKIALNPMMGGGGSNVKLADYLGNGLFTVTTSFGQRGYPQEIQEHISICEPQQFADTIKGALQQPDLFTEEKRLARRQLFDNLLSMSSLASGFVGLLKGLEKQRKRALFVTYRYTAPAAGGAEAMLHRLLRSLGSTDEFQIDVVAPEVSVISNQYRFAESYGFSPVSAFPDMPNTRFARFPLDPQSEPRHALEKAWRVQARFEHQLNRQLEAKYQHSGLGWGWGSPSSNDDSACRWAFTSCGIYCSNPTEVRMSAYSHGKISITVRDAHGRQLLSVEAERNFELCFSAPQGGIEISSSAEYCVEDPRPLAFLVRDLYFDGTRQSLASALEVPKGIGADDLFEHMHAAARATRFPANLRLTDIRGPHSASMERYIAEHAGDYDLIITHNVVFRPAVLAVEHANRNKVPVVLIPHTHLDDDYYHFPDLHEAALNADLVLASPKAACRFYEGLGANSHYLPAGVDCAEGFTEQDRAAFKAVWPSKKRFVLVLGRKAGAKGYRDVIAAVEAINARGEELHAILIGPDDDQQPIVSPHATYLGMQPRNVVRGALQCSETLVNMSSSESFGIVLLEGWLAGTGVIANESCAAFHDMATDGLNALLTSPENLPAAILRVIRESGLRDKLAANGKRTAQEYDWSEVGHAFSHFCRQLVN encoded by the coding sequence ATGAGCAAGATTCTAGCCTTCAGCTTCTTTCCAGCATTCACTCCTCCCTCGAACGGAGGAGAGTCCAGGCTGTTCAATATTTATTCCGAACTTAGCCGCGCACACGAAGTAGTGCTTCTCTCCTCCACCTTCCATGGGGTAGAGGAAAGTATTATCCAGCACGGGAGCAATTTCATTGAGAGACGGATTCCCAAGGATAATGCTTTCGCTGATAGCTGGAACAAATTGAATGCGCATGCAGGCAGTGGCGGGGGCGACCTCTCCGCCCCCTCTCTCGCTTTAGCCGCAAACTCGTTCGGAAACCTCCACCGCGCATATCTGGAAGAGTATGCCGAGGCTGACATCATCATCCACGAGTTTCCGTTCACTATTGGCTACGATATCTTCGCCGGAATGGACGGGAAGCCTCGTATCTACGACGCGCACAATTGCGAGAGCGACCTTTACAAAGAGCTGCACGATGCCAACGGCAATCGGGATGTTCCAGGCCTCGTTATGGATCTCGAGACAAGGATGCTCAAGCTCTGTGACATGCTGTTCTACTGCAGCCCCAATGACCTCGGACGCCTGAAGGAAATCTGCCCTTCTGCATCGTTCGATGCCACCTTCATCCCAAATGGGATGACGCCAAAGACATCCAAGAGGGTCTCTGCCACTGCGGGCAAGTCATTGTCTGCGGCTTTCATTGGCAGCGGGCACCCGCCAAACGTCCTCGCGGCCAAACGGATCGTTGAAGATATCGCCCCGGCACTTCCAGAAGTGACATTCCACATCATTGGCACTTGCCTGCCCGAAGGCAAGTACCCGTCCAATGTCATCCGCCATGGCAGGGTGAGCGATAAAGAAAAGGAACAGATACTCTGGGAAAGTCAGATTGCTCTGAATCCAATGGATCAGGGCAGCGGGTCTAATGTCAAAGTCTTGGACTACCTTTCCCACAGCATGGTAGTAATATCCAGCGAATTCGGAATGCGGGGTATTGAAGCCAACGCCAACGAGCACTATATCGCCGCAGAAATTCAAGATTTTCCGCAGGCAATACGGAATATCGTGGATTCGCCGGATGTCATGTCGCATATCGCAGCCGCAGGTGCGAAGCTTGCAAGTGAAAGATATACCTGGGCAAGCATTGCTGACCGCGCGAGCTCCGCAATCAATCAGTTGTTGGAGTCAAGCACTGCTCCCAAGGCTGAAAAGCATGTCTTGGTCCTCAACGACTATAACTCCTTTAAAATGGTCGGCGGCGGCGCCACGCGAACCCAGGGCATGTACAGCGCGGTCAAATCCTGGGCCCCGGTCATATTGATCTGCTTCTCGGACCGTGACTTTGGTGTTACCAGGGTAGATGAGCGCATACATGTCATCAGCATCCCGATTTCTGATGCACACCGCGCGGAGCTCCATGAGACCAATCGTCAGTTCCACATCAGTGCTGATGACATCATCGCGGGAAAACATTGCGCCACCAACAGTATGTTTCTGTCGGTATATCGCGCACTCCGAAAGGACGCACGCTGCGTCATTATCGAACACCCCTATTTATCGCAGATCCCGGTCATGCATGGTGATCGGTTCATCTACTCATCGCAAAACGATGAGACCCTGCTGAAGCAACGTCTTCTTGAGTATCACCCGCTCAGAGAGTCACTGATTGCAGAGGTCTCTCGGCTTGAAAAGCAGGCAGTAGAATGCGCTGCAGCGGTAGTTGCAGTATCCGAAGATGATGCTGTCAGCCTACTGGAGGAGCGCCGTAGCGCCGGCCCCTGCATCGTAGTACGCAATGGCGCGCTTGCGCCGGCGCAAAGAGACGAGCAACTCTTTGAAACCTGCCAAAGAGAGAGCCGCAGCAACTCAGTGGTATTCCTGGGCTCAGCACACATGCCCAATGTCGACTCTGCGAACTTCATCATCGAGAATGTCGCTGGTGACTGCCCCGATATGGAATTCCACTTCATTGGGTCTGTCTGTGACGCTATTGCCACAAAACCACCGAAGAACGTCAAACTTTGGGGTGTGCTGGATGACGGACAGAAATCTGCTGTGCTGCAGTCCTGCAAGATCGCCCTGAATCCCATGATGGGTGGCGGCGGCTCGAACGTAAAGCTCGCAGACTATCTTGGCAACGGACTGTTTACGGTAACCACCAGCTTCGGTCAACGTGGATACCCTCAGGAGATACAGGAGCATATCAGCATCTGCGAACCTCAGCAGTTCGCTGACACTATCAAAGGCGCTCTTCAGCAACCTGACCTTTTCACCGAGGAAAAGCGTCTTGCCAGACGGCAACTCTTCGACAACCTACTTTCGATGAGCTCACTTGCCTCGGGGTTTGTTGGTTTACTGAAGGGCCTTGAGAAGCAGAGAAAGCGCGCGCTCTTCGTCACTTATCGGTATACCGCACCAGCGGCAGGCGGCGCCGAGGCTATGCTTCATCGACTCTTGAGATCGCTCGGCAGCACCGACGAATTCCAGATTGACGTGGTGGCGCCAGAGGTATCCGTCATCAGCAACCAATATAGGTTTGCTGAAAGCTACGGCTTCTCTCCTGTCAGCGCATTTCCAGATATGCCGAATACCCGGTTCGCTCGCTTCCCACTCGACCCTCAGAGTGAGCCACGCCATGCATTAGAAAAGGCCTGGCGAGTCCAGGCTCGCTTCGAACACCAGCTCAATCGCCAACTTGAAGCGAAGTATCAGCATAGCGGACTTGGCTGGGGATGGGGTTCGCCAAGTTCGAATGATGATAGTGCTTGTCGTTGGGCATTTACTTCATGTGGAATATATTGCTCAAACCCCACGGAAGTAAGGATGTCGGCCTACTCCCATGGCAAGATCTCTATTACCGTCAGAGACGCACATGGTCGGCAATTACTATCCGTCGAAGCTGAACGAAACTTCGAGCTCTGCTTCAGTGCACCGCAAGGCGGTATCGAAATATCCAGTTCCGCTGAGTACTGTGTCGAAGACCCGAGACCACTTGCTTTCCTAGTGCGCGACCTGTACTTCGACGGTACGAGGCAGTCCTTGGCGTCTGCCTTGGAAGTTCCCAAAGGTATTGGTGCGGATGATCTCTTCGAGCACATGCATGCCGCCGCCCGCGCGACTCGCTTCCCGGCCAATCTGCGGCTGACCGACATTCGAGGACCTCACTCGGCTTCGATGGAGCGATATATTGCGGAACATGCCGGTGATTACGACCTGATCATTACCCACAATGTCGTATTCCGCCCTGCCGTGCTTGCCGTCGAACACGCCAATCGCAACAAAGTTCCCGTCGTGCTCATTCCGCATACGCACCTGGACGATGATTACTATCACTTCCCTGATCTTCACGAAGCGGCGCTGAATGCCGATCTGGTCCTGGCCTCTCCGAAGGCCGCTTGCCGGTTCTATGAGGGGCTTGGGGCAAATTCGCATTATCTGCCGGCCGGGGTCGATTGCGCGGAAGGGTTCACCGAACAGGACCGCGCCGCGTTCAAAGCCGTTTGGCCCTCCAAAAAACGCTTTGTGCTGGTATTGGGCAGGAAGGCCGGAGCCAAAGGTTATCGAGATGTGATTGCTGCGGTCGAAGCCATCAATGCACGAGGCGAAGAACTGCACGCCATCCTGATCGGACCGGACGACGACCAGCAGCCCATCGTGTCTCCGCACGCCACCTACCTCGGCATGCAGCCGAGAAACGTTGTCCGTGGTGCTCTGCAATGCTCGGAAACGCTGGTGAACATGAGCTCCAGCGAAAGCTTCGGTATTGTCCTGCTGGAGGGATGGCTGGCCGGCACGGGCGTCATCGCAAACGAAAGCTGTGCTGCATTCCATGACATGGCCACGGATGGACTGAACGCCTTGCTGACCTCACCCGAGAATCTTCCCGCGGCCATCCTGCGAGTAATAAGAGAGTCCGGGCTTAGAGATAAGCTGGCGGCCAATGGAAAGAGAACGGCGCAAGAATACGACTGGTCGGAGGTCGGCCATGCCTTTAGCCACTTCTGCCGTCAGCTTGTAAACTAA
- the rfbB gene encoding dTDP-glucose 4,6-dehydratase: MTILVTGSAGFIGSNFVLDWLAAHSETVISLDKLTYAGNRANLASLAGDDRHVFVHGDIGDKQLTASLLEQHQPRAVLNFAAESHVDRSILGPEEFIQTNVVGTFHLLETVRAYWNALDDQRQKDFRFLHVSTDEVYGSLAPEAPAFTERHAYQPNSPYSASKAASDHLVRAYHHTYGLPVLTTNCSNNYGPYHFPEKLIPLVIRNALAGETLPIYGDGQQIRDWLYVKDHCSAIRRVLEAGSAGETYNVGGWNEKSNLDVVHHICDTLDQEAPRSDGRSYREQIRFVKDRPGHDRRYAIDATRLERELGWKPAETFETGIAKTVRWYLDNQDWVENVASGAYREWLSKQYS, from the coding sequence ATGACGATCCTGGTTACCGGTAGCGCCGGCTTCATCGGCTCCAACTTCGTGCTCGACTGGCTCGCCGCACACTCCGAAACCGTGATCAGCCTGGATAAACTGACCTACGCTGGCAACCGGGCGAACCTTGCCAGCCTGGCTGGCGACGACAGGCACGTATTCGTCCATGGCGATATCGGTGACAAGCAGCTGACGGCCTCTCTGCTGGAGCAGCATCAGCCGCGCGCAGTGCTGAACTTCGCCGCCGAATCCCATGTCGATCGCTCCATCCTGGGCCCCGAGGAGTTCATCCAGACGAACGTGGTCGGCACCTTCCATCTGCTCGAGACAGTGCGAGCCTACTGGAACGCGCTGGATGACCAGCGCCAGAAGGACTTCCGCTTCCTGCACGTATCCACCGACGAGGTGTACGGCTCCCTCGCCCCTGAAGCACCCGCCTTCACAGAGCGGCATGCGTACCAGCCCAACAGCCCCTACTCGGCGTCCAAGGCCGCATCCGATCATCTTGTCAGAGCCTATCACCACACCTACGGGCTACCGGTACTGACTACCAACTGCTCCAACAACTACGGCCCGTATCACTTCCCCGAGAAGCTCATTCCGCTGGTGATCCGCAATGCACTGGCCGGAGAGACGTTGCCGATCTACGGCGACGGCCAGCAGATCCGCGACTGGCTTTACGTCAAGGACCACTGCAGCGCCATTCGCCGCGTGCTGGAAGCCGGGAGCGCGGGGGAAACCTACAATGTCGGCGGCTGGAACGAGAAGTCCAATCTGGACGTGGTGCACCACATCTGTGACACCCTCGACCAGGAGGCCCCACGCAGCGATGGTCGTAGCTACCGTGAGCAGATCCGCTTCGTCAAAGACCGCCCCGGCCATGACCGCCGTTACGCCATCGACGCCACTCGTCTGGAGCGGGAACTGGGTTGGAAACCTGCGGAAACCTTCGAGACCGGCATTGCCAAGACCGTCCGCTGGTATCTGGACAATCAGGACTGGGTCGAGAACGTGGCCAGTGGGGCCTACCGCGAATGGCTGAGCAAGCAGTACTCATGA
- a CDS encoding glycosyltransferase family 4 protein, with product MRVLHFFKTYYPDSFGGIEQVIYQLAEGCRNHGVSSKVLTLSQNPERERTVGTHTVRRSQQTFNIASTGFSLSALSDFKELASEADIIHYHFPWPFMDMIHFASRIKKPSIVSYHSDIVRQKSLLKLYTPLMHKFLSSMDSIVASSPNYAQSSDVLLKHHEKVCVIPYGLEESSYPAPSAESLQTWRERIGPRFFLFVGMLRYYKGLNYLLEALSGLDYPLVIAGSGPLEAELKMQASRLGLKNVHFLGAVSDHDKAALLKLCHAFVFPSHLRSEAFGISLLEAAMFGKPLISCEIGTGTSFINVDGITGLSVSPADPMALRGALMKIWSDQEFSRECGEAARHRFESGFSANTMAESYARLYESLIGR from the coding sequence ATGCGCGTTCTTCATTTCTTCAAGACCTACTACCCCGACAGTTTCGGTGGAATCGAGCAGGTTATCTACCAACTGGCTGAGGGCTGCCGGAATCATGGAGTATCCAGCAAGGTACTCACATTGAGCCAGAATCCGGAGCGCGAGAGGACTGTAGGCACGCATACCGTCAGAAGATCCCAGCAGACCTTCAATATTGCATCAACTGGCTTTTCCCTCTCGGCGCTGTCCGACTTCAAGGAACTCGCAAGCGAGGCGGATATCATCCATTATCATTTTCCATGGCCATTCATGGACATGATTCACTTTGCTAGCCGGATAAAAAAGCCGTCGATTGTAAGTTATCACTCGGATATTGTTCGCCAGAAGTCGCTTCTAAAACTCTACACCCCGCTGATGCATAAGTTCCTGTCCAGCATGGACAGTATCGTTGCTTCATCGCCGAATTATGCGCAGTCCAGCGATGTGCTGCTAAAACACCATGAGAAAGTCTGCGTAATTCCATATGGGCTGGAAGAGTCGAGCTACCCAGCGCCCTCCGCGGAGTCTCTCCAGACCTGGCGAGAGCGGATCGGCCCTCGATTCTTCCTGTTTGTGGGGATGCTCCGTTACTACAAGGGTCTCAATTATCTGCTGGAGGCTCTCTCCGGACTCGACTATCCCTTGGTGATCGCAGGCTCCGGCCCACTTGAGGCGGAACTGAAGATGCAGGCCAGTCGACTTGGCTTGAAGAATGTGCACTTTCTTGGAGCCGTCAGTGACCACGACAAGGCTGCACTGCTGAAGCTTTGTCATGCCTTTGTATTTCCTTCGCACCTGCGTTCGGAAGCGTTCGGAATCTCACTCCTTGAGGCTGCCATGTTTGGCAAGCCTCTTATCTCCTGCGAAATTGGCACCGGCACCAGCTTTATCAATGTCGATGGCATTACCGGCCTGAGCGTCTCCCCTGCCGACCCAATGGCCTTGCGAGGGGCGCTCATGAAGATCTGGAGCGACCAGGAGTTCTCTCGGGAATGCGGTGAAGCAGCACGGCATCGTTTTGAGTCAGGCTTTTCAGCGAACACGATGGCCGAGAGTTACGCAAGACTCTATGAGTCTCTTATAGGACGATAA
- the gmd gene encoding GDP-mannose 4,6-dehydratase: protein MNSAIITGITGQDGAYLAQLLLEKGYKVYGTYRRTSSVNFWRIEELGISQHPNLHLVEYDLTDLSASIRLLQETGATEVYNLAAQSFVGVSFDQPITTAEITGIGPVNLLEAIRIVNPKVRFYQASTSEMFGKVQAIPQTEDTPFYPRSPYGVAKLYAHWMAINYRESYGIFACSGILFNHESPLRGREFVTRKITDSVAKIKLGKLDVLELGNLDAKRDWGFAKEYVEGMWRMLQVDEPDTYVLATNRTETVRDFVSMAFKAAGIAVRFEGAAEQEIGIDEASGKVIVRINPKYYRPAEVDLLIGSPARATEKLGWAPKTTLEELCQMMVEADLRRNQIGFSF from the coding sequence ATGAATTCTGCGATTATCACGGGCATTACGGGCCAAGACGGCGCATACCTGGCTCAGCTGCTGCTTGAGAAAGGCTACAAGGTCTATGGCACTTACCGCCGTACCAGCTCGGTAAATTTCTGGCGAATCGAAGAGCTCGGCATCAGCCAGCATCCCAATCTGCATCTGGTCGAGTACGACCTGACCGACCTGTCCGCCAGCATTCGCCTGCTGCAGGAAACCGGCGCCACTGAAGTCTACAACCTCGCCGCTCAGAGCTTCGTCGGTGTGTCCTTCGATCAACCGATCACCACTGCAGAGATCACCGGGATCGGCCCAGTGAACCTGCTCGAAGCGATTCGCATCGTCAATCCCAAGGTACGTTTCTACCAGGCATCGACGTCGGAAATGTTCGGCAAGGTGCAAGCCATTCCTCAAACCGAGGACACTCCTTTCTATCCCCGTAGCCCCTACGGTGTGGCCAAGCTGTATGCCCACTGGATGGCCATCAACTACCGGGAGTCCTATGGCATCTTTGCTTGCAGCGGCATCCTGTTCAACCACGAGTCGCCGCTGCGCGGCCGTGAGTTCGTGACCCGCAAGATCACTGATAGCGTGGCCAAGATCAAACTGGGCAAGCTCGATGTTCTCGAGCTAGGCAATCTCGATGCCAAGCGCGACTGGGGATTTGCCAAGGAGTACGTGGAAGGCATGTGGCGCATGCTGCAGGTTGACGAGCCCGACACTTACGTTCTGGCGACCAATCGCACCGAGACCGTGCGTGACTTCGTCAGCATGGCATTCAAGGCCGCAGGCATTGCCGTTCGATTCGAAGGCGCGGCCGAGCAAGAAATCGGTATTGATGAGGCCTCGGGCAAAGTCATCGTCCGGATCAATCCCAAGTATTATCGCCCGGCCGAAGTCGATCTTCTCATCGGTAGCCCGGCTCGTGCCACCGAGAAGCTTGGATGGGCACCCAAGACTACGCTGGAAGAGCTGTGCCAGATGATGGTTGAGGCAGATCTGCGTCGCAACCAGATTGGGTTCTCCTTCTAA